In one window of Desulfonatronum thioautotrophicum DNA:
- the clpB gene encoding ATP-dependent chaperone ClpB yields the protein MDMNKFTQKSQEAVAEAQATAIRFGHQQIDVEHLLLALISQENGLAPRLLDRAGVTPQNYMQALESEIGKLPKVSGPGSQPGQIYVTQRLNTVLLKAQDLAKKMQDEYVSVEHVLLAILEEPSSTAVGRVNKQFNLTPDKILAVLTDVRGNQRVTSANPEDTYEALQKYGRDLVDEARKGKLDPVIGRDQEIRRCIRVLSRRTKNNPVLVGEAGVGKTAIVEGLAQRILKQDVPEGLKDKTVFSLDMGALIAGAKYRGEFEERLKAVLKEVQQSEGRIILFIDEIHTIVGAGKAEGAMDAGNLLKPMLARGELHCIGATTLDEYRKHIEKDPALERRFQPVLVDEPSVEDTISILRGLRERFEVHHGVRINDSAIVEAAVLSHRYITDRQLPDKAIDLIDEAGAMLRTEIDSLPSELDEINRKVLQLEIEREALKRETDESSRDRLEKLERELADLKESQSTLLAQWEKEKQTIDELRTVKEDIEKVRLEIEQAERAYDLNRVAELRYGKLAQLEKMLADQDDKMTTDSGGARMVKEEVGPDDVAEIISRWTGIPVSRLLEGEREKLLRLGDVLHERVVGQDEAVSAVADAVLRARAGLKDPNRPIGSFIFLGPTGVGKTELCKTLAQALFDTEENMVRLDMSEYMEKHTVARLIGAPPGYIGYDEGGQLTEAVRRKPYSVVLFDEVEKAHQDVFNALLQILDDGRLTDSQGRTVDFKNTIIIMTSNLGSQYLLEGISAEGELLSGTREQVMGTLRAHFRPEFLNRVDEVVLFKPLLLEQIKQIIDLLLQGLRGRLADRKIELELTDQARDFIAREAYDPIYGARPLRRYLQSRLETPLAKAIISGEILDGQKMRIDVGDEGLVLNNG from the coding sequence ATGGACATGAACAAATTCACCCAAAAATCCCAGGAAGCCGTGGCCGAGGCCCAGGCCACGGCCATCCGCTTCGGCCATCAACAGATTGATGTCGAACACCTTCTGCTGGCTCTGATCAGCCAGGAAAACGGGCTGGCCCCCCGCCTCCTGGATAGGGCCGGTGTCACTCCGCAAAACTACATGCAGGCCCTGGAAAGCGAGATCGGCAAATTGCCCAAGGTCAGCGGCCCAGGGTCCCAGCCGGGGCAAATCTACGTCACCCAGCGGCTGAACACCGTTCTGCTCAAGGCCCAGGATCTGGCCAAGAAGATGCAGGACGAATACGTCAGCGTCGAGCACGTCCTGCTGGCCATTTTGGAAGAGCCCTCCTCCACGGCCGTCGGACGAGTGAACAAGCAGTTCAATTTGACCCCGGACAAGATTCTGGCCGTGCTCACGGATGTGCGCGGCAACCAGCGGGTCACCTCGGCCAACCCGGAAGACACCTACGAGGCCTTGCAAAAGTATGGCCGGGACCTGGTGGACGAGGCCCGCAAGGGCAAGCTGGACCCGGTCATTGGACGGGATCAGGAAATCCGGCGCTGCATCCGCGTCCTCTCCCGACGGACCAAGAACAACCCGGTACTGGTGGGCGAGGCCGGGGTGGGCAAGACGGCCATCGTGGAGGGCCTAGCCCAACGCATCCTGAAACAGGATGTTCCCGAGGGGCTCAAGGACAAGACCGTCTTCTCCCTGGACATGGGCGCGCTCATCGCCGGGGCCAAGTACCGGGGGGAATTCGAGGAACGGCTCAAGGCCGTGCTCAAGGAAGTCCAGCAGTCCGAGGGCCGGATCATCCTGTTCATCGACGAAATCCACACCATCGTCGGTGCGGGCAAGGCTGAAGGGGCCATGGACGCCGGCAACCTGCTCAAGCCCATGCTGGCCCGGGGCGAACTCCACTGCATCGGGGCCACCACTCTGGATGAGTACCGCAAGCACATCGAAAAAGACCCGGCCCTGGAACGCCGCTTCCAGCCCGTTCTGGTGGACGAGCCCAGCGTGGAAGACACCATATCCATTCTGCGCGGCCTGCGGGAACGTTTTGAAGTCCATCATGGGGTGCGCATCAACGACAGCGCCATTGTTGAAGCCGCGGTGCTCTCGCACCGCTACATCACGGACCGCCAGCTTCCGGACAAGGCCATTGACCTGATCGACGAGGCCGGGGCCATGTTGCGCACCGAGATCGACTCCCTGCCCTCGGAACTGGACGAAATCAATCGCAAGGTGCTCCAACTGGAAATCGAGCGCGAGGCCCTGAAACGGGAGACGGACGAGAGCTCCCGGGACCGCCTGGAAAAGCTGGAAAGAGAGCTGGCGGATCTGAAGGAATCCCAGAGCACCCTTTTGGCCCAATGGGAAAAGGAAAAGCAGACCATTGACGAACTGCGCACCGTCAAGGAGGACATTGAAAAAGTCCGGCTGGAAATCGAGCAGGCCGAGCGGGCCTACGATCTGAACCGGGTGGCCGAACTGCGTTACGGCAAGCTGGCCCAGCTGGAAAAAATGCTCGCGGACCAGGACGACAAAATGACCACGGATTCCGGTGGAGCGAGAATGGTCAAGGAAGAAGTCGGCCCGGACGACGTAGCTGAGATCATCTCCCGTTGGACAGGCATTCCGGTCTCCCGCCTGCTGGAAGGTGAGCGGGAAAAGCTGCTCCGCCTGGGCGACGTGCTTCACGAGCGGGTGGTGGGCCAGGATGAGGCCGTCTCCGCCGTAGCCGATGCCGTGCTCCGGGCCCGCGCCGGCCTCAAGGATCCCAACCGGCCCATCGGCTCCTTCATCTTCCTCGGCCCCACCGGCGTGGGCAAGACCGAGCTTTGCAAAACCCTGGCCCAGGCCCTGTTCGACACCGAGGAGAACATGGTCCGTCTGGACATGTCCGAATATATGGAAAAGCACACCGTGGCCCGGCTCATCGGCGCACCTCCCGGCTACATCGGCTACGACGAGGGCGGCCAGCTTACCGAGGCCGTTCGCCGCAAGCCCTACAGCGTGGTGCTCTTCGACGAGGTGGAAAAGGCCCACCAGGACGTGTTCAACGCCCTATTGCAGATCCTGGACGACGGTCGTTTGACCGACAGCCAGGGCCGGACCGTGGACTTCAAGAATACGATCATCATCATGACCTCCAACCTTGGCTCCCAGTACCTGCTGGAGGGCATCTCCGCCGAGGGTGAACTGCTGTCCGGCACCCGGGAACAGGTCATGGGCACCCTGCGCGCTCACTTCCGGCCCGAGTTTCTGAACCGGGTGGACGAAGTGGTCCTGTTCAAGCCGCTGCTCCTGGAGCAGATCAAGCAGATCATCGACCTGCTGCTCCAGGGCCTGCGCGGCCGACTGGCGGATCGCAAGATCGAGTTGGAACTCACCGACCAGGCCCGGGACTTCATCGCCCGGGAAGCCTACGACCCGATCTACGGCGCCCGCCCCTTGCGCCGCTATCTCCAGTCTCGCCTGGAAACCCCGCTGGCCAAGGCGATCATCTCCGGCGAAATCCTGGACGGACAGAAAATGCGCATCGACGTGGGGGATGAGGGGTTGGTACTGAACAATGGGTGA
- a CDS encoding chaperone modulator CbpM, with protein sequence MSLRIKLHTEELPATSELMIWSRFIELTGIHPSRLGELIELGWLCPNKTQEQCYLFHPNDVYKVTKLERICNDFEIPALAGTIIIDLLERIEDLELQVRDLRRLL encoded by the coding sequence AAGCTGCACACTGAAGAACTGCCGGCAACCTCCGAGCTGATGATCTGGTCCCGGTTCATTGAACTGACCGGCATCCATCCGTCCAGGCTGGGCGAACTGATCGAGCTGGGCTGGCTCTGCCCGAACAAGACCCAGGAACAATGCTACCTCTTCCACCCCAATGACGTGTACAAGGTCACCAAACTGGAGCGGATCTGCAATGATTTTGAGATTCCGGCCCTGGCCGGAACGATCATCATCGACCTGCTGGAACGCATTGAGGATCTGGAGCTGCAGGTGCGCGATCTGCGCCGCCTGCTATGA